The following proteins are encoded in a genomic region of Methylococcales bacterium:
- the odhB gene encoding 2-oxoglutarate dehydrogenase complex dihydrolipoyllysine-residue succinyltransferase yields the protein MTIEILVPNLPESVADATVAAWHKKEGDFVEKYENLVDLETDKVVLEVPASESGILTEIKAVEGSIVLSNDVLARVTPSEAGENLAKVPDEINRNEVNDAALSPAVRRLIHEHHLNPDEITGTGKQGRITKTDVLDFLNQQKTAERPPETVKTEIKKSIKEEAVSPKAVIPPQEGLRPEQRVPMTRLRAKVAERLLQAQQNSAMLTTFNDVDMKAVIDLRLQYKDRFQQKHDVKLGFMSFFVKAALEALKRFPAINASIDGNDIIYHGYYDIGIAVTTPRGLIVPVVKDADHLDFAGIEKSITNFGKKAREGSLSYDDLTGGTFTITNGGIFGSMLSTPILNPPQCAILGMHTIKERPVVEKGEIVIRPIMYLALSYDHRLVDGSEAVQFLVTIKECLESPAHLLLNI from the coding sequence ATGACAATCGAAATTTTAGTCCCTAATTTACCCGAATCGGTTGCTGATGCAACGGTCGCTGCATGGCATAAAAAAGAAGGGGACTTTGTTGAAAAATATGAAAATTTAGTTGATCTTGAAACAGACAAAGTAGTTTTAGAAGTACCTGCCTCTGAATCAGGTATTTTAACTGAAATTAAAGCCGTTGAAGGTTCGATCGTACTTTCAAATGATGTACTGGCAAGGGTAACCCCCTCAGAGGCTGGCGAAAATTTAGCGAAAGTCCCTGATGAAATTAATCGTAATGAGGTTAATGATGCCGCATTAAGTCCTGCTGTTAGACGATTAATTCATGAACACCATTTAAACCCTGATGAAATAACAGGGACAGGTAAGCAGGGACGAATTACTAAAACCGATGTATTAGATTTTTTAAATCAACAGAAAACAGCGGAACGTCCCCCTGAAACGGTAAAAACTGAAATTAAGAAATCCATTAAAGAAGAGGCGGTATCGCCAAAGGCTGTGATTCCTCCACAAGAGGGCTTGCGTCCAGAGCAGCGTGTTCCGATGACACGTTTGCGTGCAAAAGTCGCTGAACGTTTACTTCAGGCTCAACAAAATTCAGCCATGCTAACCACCTTTAATGATGTGGATATGAAAGCTGTCATTGATTTACGTCTGCAATATAAAGATCGTTTTCAACAAAAGCATGATGTTAAATTAGGCTTTATGTCATTTTTTGTCAAAGCAGCTCTTGAAGCGTTAAAACGTTTTCCAGCAATTAATGCATCAATAGATGGTAATGATATTATTTATCATGGTTACTATGACATCGGAATTGCGGTAACAACCCCGCGTGGCTTGATTGTCCCCGTTGTAAAGGATGCGGATCATCTTGATTTTGCAGGTATTGAAAAAAGTATTACTAATTTTGGGAAAAAGGCGCGAGAAGGTTCTTTGAGTTATGACGATTTAACAGGCGGAACATTTACGATTACCAATGGAGGTATTTTTGGATCAATGCTATCAACGCCCATTCTTAACCCGCCCCAGTGTGCTATTTTAGGGATGCATACCATCAAGGAAAGACCTGTCGTTGAAAAGGGGGAAATTGTTATTAGACCCATTATGTACTTAGCATTATCTTATGATCATCGTTTGGTCGATGGGAGTGAAGCCGTACAATTTTTAGTGACCATTAAGGAGTGTTTAGAATCCCCTGCTCATTTATTGCTTAATATTTAA
- a CDS encoding FAD-dependent oxidoreductase, whose product MPNPLVIYDVIVIGAGPAGYVAAIRAAQLGLNVACIDNWKNKKGDPRLGGTYVNAGSIPSMALLESSKIYHLLKKRSGRTWYRSQ is encoded by the coding sequence ATGCCGAATCCACTCGTAATTTATGATGTTATTGTCATCGGAGCTGGTCCTGCCGGTTATGTTGCCGCTATTCGTGCTGCACAATTAGGGTTAAACGTTGCCTGCATTGATAATTGGAAAAACAAAAAAGGAGATCCAAGACTGGGAGGCACTTATGTTAATGCGGGGAGTATTCCCTCTATGGCCTTACTGGAATCATCTAAAATTTATCATTTATTAAAAAAAAGAAGCGGCAGAACATGGTATCGAAGCCAATGA